Proteins found in one Candidatus Angelobacter sp. genomic segment:
- a CDS encoding SymE family type I addiction module toxin, which translates to MKDALLQPSTEGQGFWHRQARKNLAAESRAIRPAEWRTLKIEATGDFAAGKITPKIRLTGQWLEQAGFKPGHRVEVWLDEPGKITLSFAEQATEATR; encoded by the coding sequence ATGAAGGACGCACTACTTCAACCATCCACTGAGGGGCAAGGTTTCTGGCACCGCCAGGCTCGAAAGAATCTCGCCGCCGAATCTCGTGCCATCAGGCCGGCTGAATGGCGCACCCTTAAGATCGAAGCAACGGGCGACTTTGCGGCTGGCAAGATCACGCCCAAGATTCGGTTGACCGGCCAATGGTTGGAGCAGGCTGGATTCAAGCCCGGCCATCGCGTTGAAGTGTGGCTGGACGAGCCGGGGAAGATCACCCTTAGCTTTGCCGAACAGGCGACAGAGGCCACACGCTGA